From the genome of Vulpes vulpes isolate BD-2025 unplaced genomic scaffold, VulVul3 u000000671, whole genome shotgun sequence, one region includes:
- the FOXH1 gene encoding forkhead box protein H1 — protein MGPCSHPRLGLPGSESSSQPPKRRKKRYLRHDKPPYTYLAMIALVIQAAPSRRLKLAQIIRQVQAAFPFFKDDYEGWKDSIRHNLSSNRCFRKVPKDPAKPQAKGNFWAVDVSLIPAEALRLQNTALCRRWQSRGARGAFAKDLGPYVLHGWPYRPPSPQPPPSPQPPPSEGFSIKSLLGDPGEGAARGSPGEEGVRTPPLPCERPPWPPCPLPGPRRADGEASQGGTSRPPPLSPEHRAWPLHLLQASPDPGGLPGGSHRPSLWGQLPTSYLPIYTPNVVMPLAPLPPASCPQCPPSTSSAYWGVASETHGPPGLLWDLDALFQGVPPNKSIYDVWVSHSRDPAASTPGWLFSWYSL, from the exons ATGGGGCCCTGCAGCCACCCacgcctggggctccctgggtcGGAGTCGTCCTCCCAGCCCcccaagaggaggaagaaaagatacCTGCGGCATGACAAGCCCCCCTACACCTACTTGGCCATGATTGCCTTGGTGATCCAGGCCGCGCCCTCCCGCAGGCTGAAGCTGGCCCAG ATCATCCGTCAGGTCCAGGCCGCGTTCCCCTTCTTCAAGGACGACTACGAGGGCTGGAAGGACTCCATCCGCCACAACCTCTCCTCCAACCGCTGCTTCCGCAAG GTGCCTAAGGATCCGGCGAAGCCCCAGGCCAAGGGCAACTTCTGGGCCGTCGACGTGAGCCTGATCCCGGCCGAGGCGCTGCGGCTGCAGAACACGGCCCTGTGCCGGCGCTGGCAGAGcaggggcgcgcggggcgccTTCGCCAAGGACCTGGGCCCCTACGTGCTGCACGGCTGGCCTTACCGGCCGCCCAGCCCCCAGCCGCCGCCCAGCCCCCAGCCGCCGCCCAGCGAGGGCTTCAGCATAAAGTCTTTGCTGGGGGACCCCggggaaggggcagcccggggcagccccggggaggagggggtgcgCACTCCCCCCCTGCCCTGCGAGCGGCCTCCGTGGCCGCCCTGCCCGCTCCCCGGGCCCAGGAGAGCAGACGGGGAGGCTTCCCAGGGGGGGACCAGCAGGCCCCCGCCCCTttcccctgagcacagagcctggcctcTCCACTTACTGCAGGCTTCCCCAGACCCCGGGGGGCTGCCCGGTGGGAGTCACAGGCCCTCACTCTGGGGGCAGCTGCCCACCTCGTACTTGCCCATCTACACTCCCAATGTGGTAATGCCCCTGGCTCCACTACCACCTGCATCCTGTCCCCAGTGCCCACCTTCAACCAGCTCAGCCTACTGGGGGGTGGCCTCCGAAACTCACGGCCCCCCAGGGCTGCTCTGGGATCTCGATGCCCTCTTCCAGGGGGTACCACCCAACAAGAGCATCTATGATGTGTGGGTGAGCCACTCCCGGGATCCAGCTGCCTCCACCCCTGGCTGGCTATTCTCCTGGTACAGCCTGTGA